One window from the genome of Hippocampus zosterae strain Florida chromosome 7, ASM2543408v3, whole genome shotgun sequence encodes:
- the LOC127605091 gene encoding basic salivary proline-rich protein 2-like → MPGAPNDKGLKGDVPSPRQPSSTLQEGASPQRPIIEGGTLPAPEPTSGRLVLVTKDQYQKLPLPVPQGKNFMQPQATPSYLPQEPKLGPEFSPGSALTRLLDKSLTPPSYEAGPHNNPAGGRPVTPPQENGGGASISKEHRPEPGKPDCSPGTPNGQWMKIPRPGAGVSAGSNTKGYGAVGPNRLGANSASGPAGYAGPNTGYGAGKINLTKTDNDKCANSFILLCACFGLGYPNAGVPQQPIYRPGASLGGGAYVKGSSYPGRHFKYDF, encoded by the exons TAATGACAAAGGACTTAAAGGTGATGTTCCGTCACCTCGACAACCAAGCTCAACACTCCAGGAGGGCGCCTCACCTCAGCGACCAATCATCGAAGGTGGCACGCTTCCGGCACCTGAGCCCACTAGCGGGCGGCTCGTTCTGGTCACCAAAGACCAATACCAGAAACTGCCCTTGCCTGTGCCCCAAGGGAAAAACTTCATGCAGCCGCAGGCTACGCCGTCATATCTGCCCCAAGAGCCCAAGCTCGGTCCTGAATTCTCTCCTGGGTCGGCGCTCACGAGACTACTGGACAAAAGTCTGACGCCCCCCTCTTATGAAGCGGGGCCGCACAATAACCCTGCAGGTGGTAGACCTGTTACCCCTCCCCAAG AGAATGGAGGAGGGGCTTCAATATCCAAGGAACACAGACCTGAACCAGGCAAACCTG ATTGTAGCCCAGGGACTCCAAATGGACAGTGGATGAAAATACCTCGACCAG GAGCTGGCGTGTCGGCGGGCAGCAACACCAAAG GTTACGGAGCAGTTGGTCCAAACCGATTGGGCGCCAATTCCG CTTCTGGACCTGCAGGCTATGCTGGACCAAATACTGGATATGGCGCCGGTAAGATCAACTTAACAAAAACCGATAATGACAAATGTGCCAACTCATTCATACTTTTGTGCGCGTGCTTTGGCCTCGGATATCCAAACGCAGGCGTACCCCAACAGCCAA TTTACAGGCCCGGAGCCAGCCTTGGAGGAGGTGCCTATGTCAAGGGAAGCTCTTACCCAGGTCGACATTTTAAATATGATTTTTAA